From a single Rosa rugosa chromosome 7, drRosRugo1.1, whole genome shotgun sequence genomic region:
- the LOC133719891 gene encoding squalene monooxygenase SE1-like, translating into MGRIQHCLIPWRLGGICSYGPVSLLSGLNPCPLHLFLHFFAAAIYGVGRLMLPFPSPKRMWLGFLLILSASHIIFSLLSNQMKHYVMLNKV; encoded by the exons ATGGGAAGGATACAACACTGTCTTATCCCTTGGAGGCTTGGAGGCATCTGCTCATATGGACCAGTTTCTCTTCTCTCTGGTCTTAACCCTTGTCCATTACACttgtttctccatttctttgcaGCTGCCATCTATGGTGTTGGCCGCTTAATGCTTCCGTTCCCTTCACCTAAACGCATGTGGCTTGGGTTTCTATTGATCTTG AGTGCATCACACATCATATTCAGTCTCTTAAG CAATCAAATGAAGCACTATGTCATGCTAAATAAAGTTTAG